The proteins below are encoded in one region of Oryzias melastigma strain HK-1 linkage group LG9, ASM292280v2, whole genome shotgun sequence:
- the sorbs3 gene encoding vinexin isoform X4 produces MQTQQSAEVLGRLNGSGPVFSGEPGISSKQHVLTSPELTHEVVISPGLPASPLSPYARKTIEEVKGSEMNGGGPSALSFGSYYGPSETQSKVPNGDRSSSTLPRSWAPVREERFIKFSGIGPVDESGMPIASRSSVNKPKDWYRSMFRQIHKKPEELEESEPWPSERLQLSGSAETNDKDDQNLFRLTPHGALPDWREDVDKLSDPGKLQPQPRSIFDFEPGKSTTSDSYSQVFSSSRNPPEKTKSPSIEEARSRDPVAAPNIGATTHSTSSSAQPFQHSGVTSSTPAPAYAEVASSANETMELPSKKEEKKMKAARAKFNFPAQSPKELTLQKGDIVYIHRQIDANWFEGEHHGRAGIFPTSYVEILPPTEKPTPIRSPSIQVLDYGEAVALYNFNADLPVELSFRKGEVISISRQVDDKWLEGRISGTNRSGIFPANYVQVNKMPRTKFSLDDCTPGPTSPIPTGPQSPGRPLHSPSPRSPLSHFSPASLSPKPQHSPVTPSSPAPCGSPVPESRSPVQTPSPGRTPYGTYNAAPSHNHNSHWSAQSSKVRAASPSTQSPAYMHKAGAPPTNAPRYTDGSQGAIPNQVVPSNPHVSSLNNNSSPVGQRQLFKAVYNYKPQNSDELELREGDIVHVMEKCDDGWFVGTSERTHTFGTFPGNYVTPV; encoded by the exons ATGCAGACTCAG CAAAGTGCAGAAGTGCTCGGCCGTCTGAATGGCTCCGGGCCCGTTTTCTCCGGAGAGCCGGGAATTTCTTCAAAGCAGCATGTTCTAACTTCTCCTGAGCTGACCCATGAGGTGGTCATCTCCCCTGGACTTCCTGCTTCTCCTCTGAGTCCTTATGCGAGGAAGACGATCGAAGAAGTCAAG GGGTCAGAGATGAATGGAGGAGGACCATCAGCTCTTAGCTTTGGATCATACTATGGACCTTCAGAAACACAAA GCAAAGTGCCGAACGGAGACCGCAGCTCCTCCACTCTACCCAGAAGCTGGGCACCTGTTCGGGAGGAGAGATTCATCAAGTTTTCCGGGATAGGTCCTGTGGATGAGAGCGGGATGCCCATCGCTTCCAGATCT AGTGTCAACAAACCCAAAGACTGGTACAGGAGCATGTTCAGACAGATCCACAAGAAGCCAGAAG AGTTGGAGGAGTCTGAGCCCTGGCCGTCTGAAC GTCTACAGTTGTCTGGCAGCGCAGAGACAAACGATAAAGACGACCAGAATCTTTTCAGACTAACACCTCATGGAGCTCTGCCAGACTG GAGGGAGGATGTCGATAAGCTGTCAGACCCAGGGAAGCTTCAGCCACAGCCACGGAGCATCTTTGATTTTGAACCAGGAAAGAGCACAACCTCAGACAGCTACAGCCAG GTTTTTTCATCCTCAAGAAATCCGccagagaaaacaaaatctcCTTCCATTGAG GAGGCCAGATCCAGGGATCCAGTAGCTGCTCCAAACATTGGTGCAACCACCCACAG CACTTCATCATCAGCACAGCCTTTCCAGCACTCTGGTGTAACGTCATCAACGCCTGCTCCTGCGTATG CAGAAGTCGCTTCATCAGCAAATGAAACCATGGAGCTTCcatcaaaaaaagaagagaaaaag ATGAAAGCTGCAAGAGCCAAGTTTAATTTTCCAGCTCAATCACCCAA GGAGCTGACGCTGCAGAAAGGGGACATCGTTTACATCCACAGGCAGATCGATGCCAACTGGTTTGAAGGGGAGCACCACGGTAGAGCGGGCATTTTCCCCACGTCTTATGTGGAG ATTCTGCCTCCTACAGAGAAGCCGACGCCCATCAGGTCTCCCAGCATTCAGGTGCTGGACTATGGAGAAGCTGTGGCTCTTTATAACTTCAACGCTGATTTACCTGTTGAGCTTTCTTTCCGGAAA GGTGAGGTGATCAGCATAAGTAGACAGGTTGATGACAAGTGGCTTGAAGGCAGGATCTCTGGAACAAACCGGAGCGGCATCTTCCCAGCTAACTATGTCCAGGTCAACAAGATGCCTCGCACCAAATTCTCTCTGGATGATTGCACACCGGGCCCCACCTCTCCCATCCCCACTGGACCACAGAGTCCAGGACGACCCCTGCACTCCCCCTCACCACGCTCACCGTTGTCGCATTTCTCTCCCGCTTCTCTGAGCCCAAAGCCCCAGCACTCCCCCGTGACACCGTCCTCACCTGCTCCATGCGGCTCCCCGGTTCCTGAGTCCCGCTCTCCCGTACAGACTCCTTCACCAGGTCGAACACCCTACGGCACGTACAACGCTGCTCCCTCCCACAACCACAACAGCCACTGGTCTGCTCAGAGCTCCAAAGTGAGAGCTGCGTCTCCTTCCACTCAGTCACCAGCATATATGCACAAAGCAGGAGCTCCGCCAACAAATGCGCCCAGATACACTGACGGCTCACAG GGTGCAATCCCAAACCAGGTTGTTCCTTCAAATCCACATGTCTCCTCACTGAACAACAACAGTTCACCAGTGGGGCAACGCCAACT atttaaagctGTTTACAACTACAAGCCGCAGAATTCAGATGAGCTGGAGCTCAGAGAGGGAGATATCGTACACGTCATGGAGAAATGTGATGATGGCTGGTTTGTAG GTACGTCAGAACGGACTCATACGTTTGGAACTTTTCCTGGGAATTATGTGACACCTGTTTAA
- the sorbs3 gene encoding vinexin isoform X3, whose translation MQTQQSAEVLGRLNGSGPVFSGEPGISSKQHVLTSPELTHEVVISPGLPASPLSPYARKTIEEVKGSEMNGGGPSALSFGSYYGPSETQSKVPNGDRSSSTLPRSWAPVREERFIKFSGIGPVDESGMPIASRSSVNKPKDWYRSMFRQIHKKPEELEESEPWPSERLQLSGSAETNDKDDQNLFRLTPHGALPDWREDVDKLSDPGKLQPQPRSIFDFEPGKSTTSDSYSQVFSSSRNPPEKTKSPSIEASLVSELSRFEAELDSEIQGLERTLSQKKQRRGWGEEARSRDPVAAPNIGATTHSTSSSAQPFQHSGVTSSTPAPAYAEVASSANETMELPSKKEEKKMKAARAKFNFPAQSPKELTLQKGDIVYIHRQIDANWFEGEHHGRAGIFPTSYVEILPPTEKPTPIRSPSIQVLDYGEAVALYNFNADLPVELSFRKGEVISISRQVDDKWLEGRISGTNRSGIFPANYVQVNKMPRTKFSLDDCTPGPTSPIPTGPQSPGRPLHSPSPRSPLSHFSPASLSPKPQHSPVTPSSPAPCGSPVPESRSPVQTPSPGRTPYGTYNAAPSHNHNSHWSAQSSKVRAASPSTQSPAYMHKAGAPPTNAPRYTDGSQGAIPNQVVPSNPHVSSLNNNSSPVGQRQLFKAVYNYKPQNSDELELREGDIVHVMEKCDDGWFVDL comes from the exons ATGCAGACTCAG CAAAGTGCAGAAGTGCTCGGCCGTCTGAATGGCTCCGGGCCCGTTTTCTCCGGAGAGCCGGGAATTTCTTCAAAGCAGCATGTTCTAACTTCTCCTGAGCTGACCCATGAGGTGGTCATCTCCCCTGGACTTCCTGCTTCTCCTCTGAGTCCTTATGCGAGGAAGACGATCGAAGAAGTCAAG GGGTCAGAGATGAATGGAGGAGGACCATCAGCTCTTAGCTTTGGATCATACTATGGACCTTCAGAAACACAAA GCAAAGTGCCGAACGGAGACCGCAGCTCCTCCACTCTACCCAGAAGCTGGGCACCTGTTCGGGAGGAGAGATTCATCAAGTTTTCCGGGATAGGTCCTGTGGATGAGAGCGGGATGCCCATCGCTTCCAGATCT AGTGTCAACAAACCCAAAGACTGGTACAGGAGCATGTTCAGACAGATCCACAAGAAGCCAGAAG AGTTGGAGGAGTCTGAGCCCTGGCCGTCTGAAC GTCTACAGTTGTCTGGCAGCGCAGAGACAAACGATAAAGACGACCAGAATCTTTTCAGACTAACACCTCATGGAGCTCTGCCAGACTG GAGGGAGGATGTCGATAAGCTGTCAGACCCAGGGAAGCTTCAGCCACAGCCACGGAGCATCTTTGATTTTGAACCAGGAAAGAGCACAACCTCAGACAGCTACAGCCAG GTTTTTTCATCCTCAAGAAATCCGccagagaaaacaaaatctcCTTCCATTGAG GCCAGCTTGGTGTCCGAGCTGAGTCGCTTTGAGGCTGAACTGGACTCGGAGATTCAGGGTCTGGAGAGGACACTTTCGCAGAAGAAGCAGCGTCGAGGCTGGGGTGAG GAGGCCAGATCCAGGGATCCAGTAGCTGCTCCAAACATTGGTGCAACCACCCACAG CACTTCATCATCAGCACAGCCTTTCCAGCACTCTGGTGTAACGTCATCAACGCCTGCTCCTGCGTATG CAGAAGTCGCTTCATCAGCAAATGAAACCATGGAGCTTCcatcaaaaaaagaagagaaaaag ATGAAAGCTGCAAGAGCCAAGTTTAATTTTCCAGCTCAATCACCCAA GGAGCTGACGCTGCAGAAAGGGGACATCGTTTACATCCACAGGCAGATCGATGCCAACTGGTTTGAAGGGGAGCACCACGGTAGAGCGGGCATTTTCCCCACGTCTTATGTGGAG ATTCTGCCTCCTACAGAGAAGCCGACGCCCATCAGGTCTCCCAGCATTCAGGTGCTGGACTATGGAGAAGCTGTGGCTCTTTATAACTTCAACGCTGATTTACCTGTTGAGCTTTCTTTCCGGAAA GGTGAGGTGATCAGCATAAGTAGACAGGTTGATGACAAGTGGCTTGAAGGCAGGATCTCTGGAACAAACCGGAGCGGCATCTTCCCAGCTAACTATGTCCAGGTCAACAAGATGCCTCGCACCAAATTCTCTCTGGATGATTGCACACCGGGCCCCACCTCTCCCATCCCCACTGGACCACAGAGTCCAGGACGACCCCTGCACTCCCCCTCACCACGCTCACCGTTGTCGCATTTCTCTCCCGCTTCTCTGAGCCCAAAGCCCCAGCACTCCCCCGTGACACCGTCCTCACCTGCTCCATGCGGCTCCCCGGTTCCTGAGTCCCGCTCTCCCGTACAGACTCCTTCACCAGGTCGAACACCCTACGGCACGTACAACGCTGCTCCCTCCCACAACCACAACAGCCACTGGTCTGCTCAGAGCTCCAAAGTGAGAGCTGCGTCTCCTTCCACTCAGTCACCAGCATATATGCACAAAGCAGGAGCTCCGCCAACAAATGCGCCCAGATACACTGACGGCTCACAG GGTGCAATCCCAAACCAGGTTGTTCCTTCAAATCCACATGTCTCCTCACTGAACAACAACAGTTCACCAGTGGGGCAACGCCAACT atttaaagctGTTTACAACTACAAGCCGCAGAATTCAGATGAGCTGGAGCTCAGAGAGGGAGATATCGTACACGTCATGGAGAAATGTGATGATGGCTGGTTTGTAG ATCTTTGA
- the sorbs3 gene encoding vinexin isoform X5 has product MQTQQSAEVLGRLNGSGPVFSGEPGISSKQHVLTSPELTHEVVISPGLPASPLSPYARKTIEEVKGSEMNGGGPSALSFGSYYGPSETQSKVPNGDRSSSTLPRSWAPVREERFIKFSGIGPVDESGMPIASRSSVNKPKDWYRSMFRQIHKKPEELEESEPWPSERLQLSGSAETNDKDDQNLFRLTPHGALPDWREDVDKLSDPGKLQPQPRSIFDFEPGKSTTSDSYSQVFSSSRNPPEKTKSPSIEEARSRDPVAAPNIGATTHSTSSSAQPFQHSGVTSSTPAPAYEVASSANETMELPSKKEEKKMKAARAKFNFPAQSPKELTLQKGDIVYIHRQIDANWFEGEHHGRAGIFPTSYVEILPPTEKPTPIRSPSIQVLDYGEAVALYNFNADLPVELSFRKGEVISISRQVDDKWLEGRISGTNRSGIFPANYVQVNKMPRTKFSLDDCTPGPTSPIPTGPQSPGRPLHSPSPRSPLSHFSPASLSPKPQHSPVTPSSPAPCGSPVPESRSPVQTPSPGRTPYGTYNAAPSHNHNSHWSAQSSKVRAASPSTQSPAYMHKAGAPPTNAPRYTDGSQGAIPNQVVPSNPHVSSLNNNSSPVGQRQLFKAVYNYKPQNSDELELREGDIVHVMEKCDDGWFVGTSERTHTFGTFPGNYVTPV; this is encoded by the exons ATGCAGACTCAG CAAAGTGCAGAAGTGCTCGGCCGTCTGAATGGCTCCGGGCCCGTTTTCTCCGGAGAGCCGGGAATTTCTTCAAAGCAGCATGTTCTAACTTCTCCTGAGCTGACCCATGAGGTGGTCATCTCCCCTGGACTTCCTGCTTCTCCTCTGAGTCCTTATGCGAGGAAGACGATCGAAGAAGTCAAG GGGTCAGAGATGAATGGAGGAGGACCATCAGCTCTTAGCTTTGGATCATACTATGGACCTTCAGAAACACAAA GCAAAGTGCCGAACGGAGACCGCAGCTCCTCCACTCTACCCAGAAGCTGGGCACCTGTTCGGGAGGAGAGATTCATCAAGTTTTCCGGGATAGGTCCTGTGGATGAGAGCGGGATGCCCATCGCTTCCAGATCT AGTGTCAACAAACCCAAAGACTGGTACAGGAGCATGTTCAGACAGATCCACAAGAAGCCAGAAG AGTTGGAGGAGTCTGAGCCCTGGCCGTCTGAAC GTCTACAGTTGTCTGGCAGCGCAGAGACAAACGATAAAGACGACCAGAATCTTTTCAGACTAACACCTCATGGAGCTCTGCCAGACTG GAGGGAGGATGTCGATAAGCTGTCAGACCCAGGGAAGCTTCAGCCACAGCCACGGAGCATCTTTGATTTTGAACCAGGAAAGAGCACAACCTCAGACAGCTACAGCCAG GTTTTTTCATCCTCAAGAAATCCGccagagaaaacaaaatctcCTTCCATTGAG GAGGCCAGATCCAGGGATCCAGTAGCTGCTCCAAACATTGGTGCAACCACCCACAG CACTTCATCATCAGCACAGCCTTTCCAGCACTCTGGTGTAACGTCATCAACGCCTGCTCCTGCGTATG AAGTCGCTTCATCAGCAAATGAAACCATGGAGCTTCcatcaaaaaaagaagagaaaaag ATGAAAGCTGCAAGAGCCAAGTTTAATTTTCCAGCTCAATCACCCAA GGAGCTGACGCTGCAGAAAGGGGACATCGTTTACATCCACAGGCAGATCGATGCCAACTGGTTTGAAGGGGAGCACCACGGTAGAGCGGGCATTTTCCCCACGTCTTATGTGGAG ATTCTGCCTCCTACAGAGAAGCCGACGCCCATCAGGTCTCCCAGCATTCAGGTGCTGGACTATGGAGAAGCTGTGGCTCTTTATAACTTCAACGCTGATTTACCTGTTGAGCTTTCTTTCCGGAAA GGTGAGGTGATCAGCATAAGTAGACAGGTTGATGACAAGTGGCTTGAAGGCAGGATCTCTGGAACAAACCGGAGCGGCATCTTCCCAGCTAACTATGTCCAGGTCAACAAGATGCCTCGCACCAAATTCTCTCTGGATGATTGCACACCGGGCCCCACCTCTCCCATCCCCACTGGACCACAGAGTCCAGGACGACCCCTGCACTCCCCCTCACCACGCTCACCGTTGTCGCATTTCTCTCCCGCTTCTCTGAGCCCAAAGCCCCAGCACTCCCCCGTGACACCGTCCTCACCTGCTCCATGCGGCTCCCCGGTTCCTGAGTCCCGCTCTCCCGTACAGACTCCTTCACCAGGTCGAACACCCTACGGCACGTACAACGCTGCTCCCTCCCACAACCACAACAGCCACTGGTCTGCTCAGAGCTCCAAAGTGAGAGCTGCGTCTCCTTCCACTCAGTCACCAGCATATATGCACAAAGCAGGAGCTCCGCCAACAAATGCGCCCAGATACACTGACGGCTCACAG GGTGCAATCCCAAACCAGGTTGTTCCTTCAAATCCACATGTCTCCTCACTGAACAACAACAGTTCACCAGTGGGGCAACGCCAACT atttaaagctGTTTACAACTACAAGCCGCAGAATTCAGATGAGCTGGAGCTCAGAGAGGGAGATATCGTACACGTCATGGAGAAATGTGATGATGGCTGGTTTGTAG GTACGTCAGAACGGACTCATACGTTTGGAACTTTTCCTGGGAATTATGTGACACCTGTTTAA
- the sorbs3 gene encoding vinexin isoform X2 translates to MQTQQSAEVLGRLNGSGPVFSGEPGISSKQHVLTSPELTHEVVISPGLPASPLSPYARKTIEEVKGSEMNGGGPSALSFGSYYGPSETQSKVPNGDRSSSTLPRSWAPVREERFIKFSGIGPVDESGMPIASRSSVNKPKDWYRSMFRQIHKKPEELEESEPWPSERLQLSGSAETNDKDDQNLFRLTPHGALPDWREDVDKLSDPGKLQPQPRSIFDFEPGKSTTSDSYSQVFSSSRNPPEKTKSPSIEASLVSELSRFEAELDSEIQGLERTLSQKKQRRGWGEEARSRDPVAAPNIGATTHSTSSSAQPFQHSGVTSSTPAPAYEVASSANETMELPSKKEEKKMKAARAKFNFPAQSPKELTLQKGDIVYIHRQIDANWFEGEHHGRAGIFPTSYVEILPPTEKPTPIRSPSIQVLDYGEAVALYNFNADLPVELSFRKGEVISISRQVDDKWLEGRISGTNRSGIFPANYVQVNKMPRTKFSLDDCTPGPTSPIPTGPQSPGRPLHSPSPRSPLSHFSPASLSPKPQHSPVTPSSPAPCGSPVPESRSPVQTPSPGRTPYGTYNAAPSHNHNSHWSAQSSKVRAASPSTQSPAYMHKAGAPPTNAPRYTDGSQGAIPNQVVPSNPHVSSLNNNSSPVGQRQLFKAVYNYKPQNSDELELREGDIVHVMEKCDDGWFVGTSERTHTFGTFPGNYVTPV, encoded by the exons ATGCAGACTCAG CAAAGTGCAGAAGTGCTCGGCCGTCTGAATGGCTCCGGGCCCGTTTTCTCCGGAGAGCCGGGAATTTCTTCAAAGCAGCATGTTCTAACTTCTCCTGAGCTGACCCATGAGGTGGTCATCTCCCCTGGACTTCCTGCTTCTCCTCTGAGTCCTTATGCGAGGAAGACGATCGAAGAAGTCAAG GGGTCAGAGATGAATGGAGGAGGACCATCAGCTCTTAGCTTTGGATCATACTATGGACCTTCAGAAACACAAA GCAAAGTGCCGAACGGAGACCGCAGCTCCTCCACTCTACCCAGAAGCTGGGCACCTGTTCGGGAGGAGAGATTCATCAAGTTTTCCGGGATAGGTCCTGTGGATGAGAGCGGGATGCCCATCGCTTCCAGATCT AGTGTCAACAAACCCAAAGACTGGTACAGGAGCATGTTCAGACAGATCCACAAGAAGCCAGAAG AGTTGGAGGAGTCTGAGCCCTGGCCGTCTGAAC GTCTACAGTTGTCTGGCAGCGCAGAGACAAACGATAAAGACGACCAGAATCTTTTCAGACTAACACCTCATGGAGCTCTGCCAGACTG GAGGGAGGATGTCGATAAGCTGTCAGACCCAGGGAAGCTTCAGCCACAGCCACGGAGCATCTTTGATTTTGAACCAGGAAAGAGCACAACCTCAGACAGCTACAGCCAG GTTTTTTCATCCTCAAGAAATCCGccagagaaaacaaaatctcCTTCCATTGAG GCCAGCTTGGTGTCCGAGCTGAGTCGCTTTGAGGCTGAACTGGACTCGGAGATTCAGGGTCTGGAGAGGACACTTTCGCAGAAGAAGCAGCGTCGAGGCTGGGGTGAG GAGGCCAGATCCAGGGATCCAGTAGCTGCTCCAAACATTGGTGCAACCACCCACAG CACTTCATCATCAGCACAGCCTTTCCAGCACTCTGGTGTAACGTCATCAACGCCTGCTCCTGCGTATG AAGTCGCTTCATCAGCAAATGAAACCATGGAGCTTCcatcaaaaaaagaagagaaaaag ATGAAAGCTGCAAGAGCCAAGTTTAATTTTCCAGCTCAATCACCCAA GGAGCTGACGCTGCAGAAAGGGGACATCGTTTACATCCACAGGCAGATCGATGCCAACTGGTTTGAAGGGGAGCACCACGGTAGAGCGGGCATTTTCCCCACGTCTTATGTGGAG ATTCTGCCTCCTACAGAGAAGCCGACGCCCATCAGGTCTCCCAGCATTCAGGTGCTGGACTATGGAGAAGCTGTGGCTCTTTATAACTTCAACGCTGATTTACCTGTTGAGCTTTCTTTCCGGAAA GGTGAGGTGATCAGCATAAGTAGACAGGTTGATGACAAGTGGCTTGAAGGCAGGATCTCTGGAACAAACCGGAGCGGCATCTTCCCAGCTAACTATGTCCAGGTCAACAAGATGCCTCGCACCAAATTCTCTCTGGATGATTGCACACCGGGCCCCACCTCTCCCATCCCCACTGGACCACAGAGTCCAGGACGACCCCTGCACTCCCCCTCACCACGCTCACCGTTGTCGCATTTCTCTCCCGCTTCTCTGAGCCCAAAGCCCCAGCACTCCCCCGTGACACCGTCCTCACCTGCTCCATGCGGCTCCCCGGTTCCTGAGTCCCGCTCTCCCGTACAGACTCCTTCACCAGGTCGAACACCCTACGGCACGTACAACGCTGCTCCCTCCCACAACCACAACAGCCACTGGTCTGCTCAGAGCTCCAAAGTGAGAGCTGCGTCTCCTTCCACTCAGTCACCAGCATATATGCACAAAGCAGGAGCTCCGCCAACAAATGCGCCCAGATACACTGACGGCTCACAG GGTGCAATCCCAAACCAGGTTGTTCCTTCAAATCCACATGTCTCCTCACTGAACAACAACAGTTCACCAGTGGGGCAACGCCAACT atttaaagctGTTTACAACTACAAGCCGCAGAATTCAGATGAGCTGGAGCTCAGAGAGGGAGATATCGTACACGTCATGGAGAAATGTGATGATGGCTGGTTTGTAG GTACGTCAGAACGGACTCATACGTTTGGAACTTTTCCTGGGAATTATGTGACACCTGTTTAA
- the sorbs3 gene encoding vinexin isoform X1, with product MQTQQSAEVLGRLNGSGPVFSGEPGISSKQHVLTSPELTHEVVISPGLPASPLSPYARKTIEEVKGSEMNGGGPSALSFGSYYGPSETQSKVPNGDRSSSTLPRSWAPVREERFIKFSGIGPVDESGMPIASRSSVNKPKDWYRSMFRQIHKKPEELEESEPWPSERLQLSGSAETNDKDDQNLFRLTPHGALPDWREDVDKLSDPGKLQPQPRSIFDFEPGKSTTSDSYSQVFSSSRNPPEKTKSPSIEASLVSELSRFEAELDSEIQGLERTLSQKKQRRGWGEEARSRDPVAAPNIGATTHSTSSSAQPFQHSGVTSSTPAPAYAEVASSANETMELPSKKEEKKMKAARAKFNFPAQSPKELTLQKGDIVYIHRQIDANWFEGEHHGRAGIFPTSYVEILPPTEKPTPIRSPSIQVLDYGEAVALYNFNADLPVELSFRKGEVISISRQVDDKWLEGRISGTNRSGIFPANYVQVNKMPRTKFSLDDCTPGPTSPIPTGPQSPGRPLHSPSPRSPLSHFSPASLSPKPQHSPVTPSSPAPCGSPVPESRSPVQTPSPGRTPYGTYNAAPSHNHNSHWSAQSSKVRAASPSTQSPAYMHKAGAPPTNAPRYTDGSQGAIPNQVVPSNPHVSSLNNNSSPVGQRQLFKAVYNYKPQNSDELELREGDIVHVMEKCDDGWFVGTSERTHTFGTFPGNYVTPV from the exons ATGCAGACTCAG CAAAGTGCAGAAGTGCTCGGCCGTCTGAATGGCTCCGGGCCCGTTTTCTCCGGAGAGCCGGGAATTTCTTCAAAGCAGCATGTTCTAACTTCTCCTGAGCTGACCCATGAGGTGGTCATCTCCCCTGGACTTCCTGCTTCTCCTCTGAGTCCTTATGCGAGGAAGACGATCGAAGAAGTCAAG GGGTCAGAGATGAATGGAGGAGGACCATCAGCTCTTAGCTTTGGATCATACTATGGACCTTCAGAAACACAAA GCAAAGTGCCGAACGGAGACCGCAGCTCCTCCACTCTACCCAGAAGCTGGGCACCTGTTCGGGAGGAGAGATTCATCAAGTTTTCCGGGATAGGTCCTGTGGATGAGAGCGGGATGCCCATCGCTTCCAGATCT AGTGTCAACAAACCCAAAGACTGGTACAGGAGCATGTTCAGACAGATCCACAAGAAGCCAGAAG AGTTGGAGGAGTCTGAGCCCTGGCCGTCTGAAC GTCTACAGTTGTCTGGCAGCGCAGAGACAAACGATAAAGACGACCAGAATCTTTTCAGACTAACACCTCATGGAGCTCTGCCAGACTG GAGGGAGGATGTCGATAAGCTGTCAGACCCAGGGAAGCTTCAGCCACAGCCACGGAGCATCTTTGATTTTGAACCAGGAAAGAGCACAACCTCAGACAGCTACAGCCAG GTTTTTTCATCCTCAAGAAATCCGccagagaaaacaaaatctcCTTCCATTGAG GCCAGCTTGGTGTCCGAGCTGAGTCGCTTTGAGGCTGAACTGGACTCGGAGATTCAGGGTCTGGAGAGGACACTTTCGCAGAAGAAGCAGCGTCGAGGCTGGGGTGAG GAGGCCAGATCCAGGGATCCAGTAGCTGCTCCAAACATTGGTGCAACCACCCACAG CACTTCATCATCAGCACAGCCTTTCCAGCACTCTGGTGTAACGTCATCAACGCCTGCTCCTGCGTATG CAGAAGTCGCTTCATCAGCAAATGAAACCATGGAGCTTCcatcaaaaaaagaagagaaaaag ATGAAAGCTGCAAGAGCCAAGTTTAATTTTCCAGCTCAATCACCCAA GGAGCTGACGCTGCAGAAAGGGGACATCGTTTACATCCACAGGCAGATCGATGCCAACTGGTTTGAAGGGGAGCACCACGGTAGAGCGGGCATTTTCCCCACGTCTTATGTGGAG ATTCTGCCTCCTACAGAGAAGCCGACGCCCATCAGGTCTCCCAGCATTCAGGTGCTGGACTATGGAGAAGCTGTGGCTCTTTATAACTTCAACGCTGATTTACCTGTTGAGCTTTCTTTCCGGAAA GGTGAGGTGATCAGCATAAGTAGACAGGTTGATGACAAGTGGCTTGAAGGCAGGATCTCTGGAACAAACCGGAGCGGCATCTTCCCAGCTAACTATGTCCAGGTCAACAAGATGCCTCGCACCAAATTCTCTCTGGATGATTGCACACCGGGCCCCACCTCTCCCATCCCCACTGGACCACAGAGTCCAGGACGACCCCTGCACTCCCCCTCACCACGCTCACCGTTGTCGCATTTCTCTCCCGCTTCTCTGAGCCCAAAGCCCCAGCACTCCCCCGTGACACCGTCCTCACCTGCTCCATGCGGCTCCCCGGTTCCTGAGTCCCGCTCTCCCGTACAGACTCCTTCACCAGGTCGAACACCCTACGGCACGTACAACGCTGCTCCCTCCCACAACCACAACAGCCACTGGTCTGCTCAGAGCTCCAAAGTGAGAGCTGCGTCTCCTTCCACTCAGTCACCAGCATATATGCACAAAGCAGGAGCTCCGCCAACAAATGCGCCCAGATACACTGACGGCTCACAG GGTGCAATCCCAAACCAGGTTGTTCCTTCAAATCCACATGTCTCCTCACTGAACAACAACAGTTCACCAGTGGGGCAACGCCAACT atttaaagctGTTTACAACTACAAGCCGCAGAATTCAGATGAGCTGGAGCTCAGAGAGGGAGATATCGTACACGTCATGGAGAAATGTGATGATGGCTGGTTTGTAG GTACGTCAGAACGGACTCATACGTTTGGAACTTTTCCTGGGAATTATGTGACACCTGTTTAA